Proteins from one Ornithobacterium rhinotracheale genomic window:
- a CDS encoding SusC/RagA family TonB-linked outer membrane protein — protein sequence MKLKIFIYIFFISAVIFAQKKIEGTVTDKYYQPIAGVNVLINKTTKGTTTNAEGYYSIEAKEGDVLEFKRIGYQTVTEKVDFKNQKTLNLDITLEEESVQLNEVVAVAFGKQKKDEITGAVQTLNSDKISELQNGNVVQGLSGKVAGVQVYSNGQPGSGATIRLRGIGSINASSSPLIVLDGVPYSGSLNSIAASDIANISFLQDASSNALYGARGANGVILVTTKRATKNGVNVELDVKTGVNFRAVADYDVLTTAKDYYSAYYQRVRVGQIAAGKSEAQAHDWAINNLKNTLVYNAYDVPFDNLFDSNGNFNQNAKLRYQDDWREMFRPASRNEINLNISGKGEKVSTYTSINYLNDKGYLINSGFERFGIRNNLDYKLTDNLNLTSNLYYTYTSQDNGSSYGFSNPFAFARNIAPFYPVYLRDDNFNLVYRPNGQVRYDYGGGEGPYSWSRSYAVFENPIGNRVYNKDNETYHRIFSNLSAKYRFLKDFEFTYNFGGSVANQRGLGFGNKIGGTSSSSGGSLYRSSILEYNLNQQQLLTYSKKWKEHSFEILLGHEYNKEQGNEFDASKQELLIEDLLVFNNAVKIGNISGSQYDYATEGYLSRLLYNYAGKYYFNANIRRDASSVFAPESRWGTFYGLGAAWNVKKEDFLRNVNFINSLRLKVSYGEQGNDYLLDERGYRSYQPYLDLYKIDNLGNDTPIVTFSSLGNRDLRWETSKNFNAGIESTLFNGRFSFSLEYFKRNVADMIYKQDLPVSNVGRYQKLANIGDLENKGVQFSTDAFIVKNDKVSWSVNLNATHYKNKIISLPEAQRKTGISSGGYFRLKEGYDRYNYYLRQFAGVDPSNGDALWYVDESRTTKTNDYSKAKQVFIGKSAIPKVYGGFGTDLNIGRFALSLNFAYQFGGWGFDETYQALLHSNNYGSNYHTDVVYNSWTPENTNAALPRIDNYKTTQNSDSDLFLIKSDYVSLQNVSLRYTLPSVVSKSLKLNELSVYASGSNLYLWSKRKGYDPRLSLNGIPSSHDYSVLATVSLGLNVKF from the coding sequence CAAAAAACACTCAACCTAGATATTACGCTTGAAGAAGAAAGCGTTCAGCTGAATGAAGTGGTGGCTGTGGCTTTTGGGAAACAGAAAAAAGATGAAATTACAGGTGCTGTGCAAACGCTTAATTCTGATAAAATATCGGAATTGCAAAACGGAAATGTAGTGCAGGGATTGAGTGGTAAAGTGGCTGGTGTGCAGGTTTATAGCAATGGTCAGCCAGGTTCTGGAGCTACGATAAGACTTAGAGGAATCGGGTCGATTAATGCCTCAAGCTCACCACTCATTGTTTTAGATGGCGTGCCTTATTCTGGTTCTTTAAATAGTATCGCCGCTTCGGATATTGCCAATATTTCGTTTCTGCAAGATGCTTCTTCAAACGCCTTGTATGGAGCACGTGGAGCTAATGGTGTGATTCTCGTAACTACCAAAAGAGCAACTAAAAATGGAGTGAATGTAGAATTAGATGTAAAGACTGGGGTAAACTTTAGAGCCGTTGCTGATTATGATGTGCTTACTACGGCTAAGGATTACTATTCAGCCTACTATCAACGAGTGCGAGTAGGGCAGATTGCCGCTGGAAAATCCGAAGCACAAGCGCACGATTGGGCTATCAATAATTTGAAAAACACCTTGGTCTATAATGCGTATGATGTGCCGTTTGATAATCTATTTGATAGCAATGGGAACTTTAATCAAAATGCAAAGTTGCGTTACCAAGATGATTGGAGAGAGATGTTCCGTCCAGCCTCTCGCAACGAAATTAATTTAAATATTTCAGGCAAGGGCGAGAAAGTGTCTACTTATACCTCAATCAATTATTTAAATGATAAAGGATATTTAATTAATTCAGGATTTGAAAGATTCGGAATCAGAAATAATTTAGACTATAAATTAACAGATAATTTGAATTTAACCTCAAACCTTTATTATACTTATACTTCGCAGGATAATGGTTCGTCTTATGGTTTCTCCAATCCATTTGCCTTTGCTAGAAACATTGCTCCGTTTTATCCAGTGTACCTGCGTGATGATAATTTTAACTTAGTGTATCGTCCAAATGGGCAGGTGCGTTATGATTATGGTGGAGGTGAGGGACCTTATAGCTGGTCGCGTTCCTATGCCGTGTTTGAGAACCCTATCGGGAACCGTGTTTATAACAAAGATAACGAGACTTATCATAGAATTTTCTCTAACCTTTCTGCTAAGTATCGTTTCTTGAAAGATTTTGAATTTACTTATAATTTTGGGGGGAGTGTAGCCAATCAGAGAGGTTTAGGTTTTGGAAATAAAATAGGGGGTACTTCTAGCTCTTCTGGAGGGAGTTTATACAGATCATCTATATTAGAGTATAACTTAAATCAACAGCAACTCCTCACTTATTCTAAGAAATGGAAAGAGCACTCTTTTGAAATTCTCCTAGGGCACGAGTATAACAAGGAGCAAGGAAATGAGTTTGATGCCTCTAAACAAGAATTGCTAATAGAAGATTTATTGGTATTTAATAATGCCGTGAAAATTGGGAATATTTCAGGCTCTCAATATGATTATGCCACAGAAGGGTATTTGTCGAGATTGTTGTATAATTATGCAGGGAAATACTATTTCAATGCCAATATTCGTAGAGATGCCTCTTCGGTATTTGCACCAGAAAGCCGCTGGGGGACATTCTATGGCCTAGGTGCAGCGTGGAATGTGAAAAAAGAAGATTTTTTAAGAAATGTTAATTTCATCAATTCACTTCGTTTAAAAGTTTCTTATGGAGAGCAAGGAAATGATTATTTGCTAGATGAAAGAGGGTATAGATCTTATCAGCCTTACTTAGATTTGTATAAGATAGATAACCTAGGAAACGACACTCCGATTGTAACTTTTTCTAGCTTAGGAAACAGAGATTTGCGCTGGGAAACTTCTAAAAACTTTAATGCAGGAATAGAGTCTACACTCTTTAATGGTAGATTTTCGTTCTCGCTAGAGTATTTCAAAAGAAATGTGGCAGATATGATTTATAAGCAAGATTTGCCTGTGTCAAATGTAGGTAGATATCAAAAACTTGCAAACATTGGAGATTTAGAAAACAAAGGTGTTCAATTTTCTACCGATGCCTTTATCGTAAAAAATGATAAAGTGAGCTGGTCTGTAAACTTAAATGCTACACATTATAAAAACAAAATTATTAGCTTGCCAGAAGCACAAAGAAAAACAGGTATTTCAAGTGGAGGATACTTCCGCCTAAAAGAAGGCTATGATCGTTATAATTATTATTTAAGACAATTTGCAGGCGTAGACCCTAGCAACGGAGATGCTCTATGGTATGTAGATGAAAGCCGTACTACCAAAACAAATGATTACAGCAAAGCAAAACAAGTATTTATTGGAAAATCAGCCATTCCAAAAGTGTACGGAGGATTTGGTACAGATTTAAATATAGGACGATTTGCCCTTTCATTAAACTTTGCATACCAGTTTGGCGGTTGGGGCTTCGATGAAACCTACCAAGCACTTTTACACTCAAACAACTACGGGTCAAACTATCACACAGATGTGGTGTATAATTCTTGGACGCCAGAAAACACCAATGCCGCTTTGCCAAGGATAGATAACTATAAGACAACTCAAAATAGTGATTCCGATTTATTCTTAATAAAATCAGACTATGTTAGTTTACAAAATGTATCCTTACGCTATACCTTGCCAAGCGTGGTTTCAAAATCATTGAAATTAAATGAGCTTTCTGTTTACGCCTCTGGTAGCAACTTGTATTTATGGTCGAAAAGAAAAGGATACGACCCAAGATTAAGCCTTAACGGTATCCCGAGTTCCCATGATTATTCAGTTTTAGCAACCGTTTCTCTAGGACTAAA